The genomic DNA GGCGGGCGGCTACATCTCGGTGCGGACCGGCAGCGCGCCGGACGCCAACGCATTGCCGGTGGGGAAGGAGAACGCCGAGGCGGCGTTCGACGCGGCGGCCTGCATCAGTTGTGGAGCGTGTGTGGCGGCCTGCCCCAACGCGTCCGCCATGCTCTTCACGTCCGCCAAGGTGAGCCACCTCGGCCTGCTGCCGCAGGGTCAGCCGGAGCGCTACACGCGCGTGGTGGCCATGGTGGCCCAGCACGACGACGAGGGCTTCGGCAACTGCACCAACCACGGCGCCTGCGAGAACGCGTGTCCCAAGGGGATCACGCTCGCGAACATCGCGCGCCTGAACCGGGACGTGCTGCGCGCCGGGCTGGTCGGTCCGCGTACCTGAGCGAGGGCGGCGCGCCCCGCGCGAACGTCCTTCCCTCCCGTCCGGTCGCCGATGCGGAGCGCGTCCCGCCGCGGCCGCGCGGGTGGCCCCCGGAACGGCCGGCCGGATCGATCGCGGCCTGCGCTTGCAGCCCCGGGCCCGGCGGACCTACCGTCCCCGGATCGTTCCCCGGAGGACTTCCGCCCATGATGCCCGTCCCGTTCCATCCCCCGGCCCGCGCGACGCGGCCCCCGGCGGGCCCGGTCCTCCCGGTCCGGTCCCGGACGAACAGGCTCTCCCGCCGGTCCTGCGCCCGGCTGGCGATGACGCTGCCGATCCTGTTCCTGGCTCCCTCCTGTGTCCAGGCGCCGGCCGGAGAGGGCGTGGACCTGCTCCTGGTGGACGGGACCGTCTGGACCGGGGTGCAGGGCGCCCCCTACGCCGAGGCCGTGGCCGCCCGGGGCGGCCGGATCGTCTACGTGGGCTCCTCTGCGGGCGCCCGGCGCCTGGTGGGGCCCTCCACACGTGTCCTGGAACTGGACGGCCGCTTCGTGGCGCCCGGCTTCATCGACAACCACACGCACTTCAACCGGGCCGGTGAGCTCCTGCTCGGCGTGAACCTGCTGGACGTGGCGGACGAGGAGGGGCTGGTGCGCCGGGTCGGAGAGGCCGCCGAGCGGCTCCCCGACGGGGCGTGGATGGTGGGCGGCATGTGGGGCGCCTACGAGCAGTGGGGCCAGAGCTCGACCGGCCGGGGCGGCGACGGCCCCACCGGCCCGCCCTTCCGGCCGGAGCGGAGCGGCATCGACGCCGTATCCGACGCCAACCCCGCGCTGCTCTGGAACTGGGACCGCAGCCAGCACCTCGCCAACGGCGCGGCCCTGGCGGCCGCGGGCGCCACCTGTGCCTGGGCGGGTGTCGAGTGCGGGGACGGTGTCCCCACGGGTCGCGTCTCCGCGGACGCGGCCGCACGCATCCAGGCCGCCATGCCGCCCAAGACCCTGGAGCAGCGCCTGGCCGAGGCGCGGGTGGCCCTGCAGCAGCTCCGGGAGCTGGGGGTCACGACGTTCTTCGACATCACGCCGCCGGAGCAGTTGCCGGTCTACGAGGCGCTGCGCGAGGGCGGAGAGCTCACGGCGCGCGTGAACGTGCGTCCGGTGCTGGATTCCTGGGACGAGCTGGCCGCCGTCGGGATCGGCCACGGCTTCGGGGACGACTGGATCCGCTTCGGCGGACTCAAGGGGTTCGTGGACGGCATCATGGGCAACTCGAGCGCCCACTTCTACGAGCCCTACCTCACCACCGGCGTGCGGGGCAGCTGGCGTGACGCCGGCAACACGGGCCACGTCACGGGCCAGGGCTCCGGCCTCGAGCCGGCCGGCAACATGGAGCGGCTGCTGTTCGGCGCGGACTCGATCGGGCTGTCCCCGCGGGTGCACGCCATCGGCGATCAGGCCGTCGATACGCTCATCGATCTCATGGAGAAGGTGATCCGTGAGCACGGTCCGCGGCCGGATCGCCGCTTCGCCATCATCCATACCCAGGTTCTCTCCGGCGCCGAGGCCGCGGAGCGGATGGCCCGCCTGGGGATCATCGCGGAGGTGCAGCCGTACCACACCATCGACGACATGCGCTGGATGGAGGAGCGGATCGGCGCCCGTTCGCGGTGGGCCTACGCGTTCCGCACCCTCCACGATGCGGGCGTGGTGCTGTCGTTCGGCAGCGACTGGCCCGGGACCAACGCGGCCTGGTACACGGCCGATCCGCTGCAGGGGATGTACGCCGCCGTGACGCGGCAGACGCTGGACGGACAGCCGGCCGAGGGCTGGTTCCCCGAGGAGCGCATCGACGTGGAGACCGCGCTGCGCGCGTATACCGTCAACAACGCGTTCGCGGCCGGGGAAGAGGACCGGAAGGGAACCCTCGAGGTGGGCAAGCTCGCCGACCTCGTGGTGCTGGAGGCCGATCCGCTGACGGCGGAGCCGGCGACGCTCAAGGACATTCGGGTCGACTACACCATCGTGGACGGACGGGTCGTCCACCAACGCTGAGAGGACGGATGGTCGGAAGGACGTCGGTGAAGTACGGTCTGCTGGTGCTGTGCGCCCTGGCCGTGGGCGCGTGCGGGGACGACAGCGACCCCGTGGGAACGGAGACGCCGGAGCAGACGACGTTCAGCCCCATCCTGGGCGTGGACCTGTCGCAGATGACCCGGTTGCCCAGCGGCCTCTACTACCGGGACCTCACGGTGGGGACCGGCGCGGAGGCGCAGGTGGGGGACCGGGTGCGGATGGGGTACTCGGGCTGGCTGCCGGACGGGACGCTGTTCGATGGCGGGACGCTCACGCCTTTCGTGTTGGGTGAGGGGCGGGTGATCGAAGGCTGGGAGATCGGCATCCCCGGCATGCGCGTGGGAGGGACGCGGAAGCTGGTCATCCCGTCCGCGCTGGGGTACGGAAACCAGCCGAACGGGCCCATCCCGGCCAAGTCCGTGCTGGTCTTCGACGTGGAGCTGCTCGAGATCGTTCCCTAGCGGGCCGGCTCCCTCGCCGCCGAACGGGGTCCTCCGCCATGCGGGGGACCCTCCGCGCGCCTTCAGGGCCACGGGTCCGGGGTGCCCCTGCGCGGTCCCCTACGCCTTCCAGGCAACCAGGTCGGGGTGACCCTGCGCGGTCTCCCACGCCTTCCAGGCAACCAGGTCCGGCGCGACTGCGCGGTCCCCCCACGCCCGCCTGGGGGCGGGCAGACCGCCATGCCCGATCACATGCGGGGCAGCGTCACCCCCACCTGCTTCTGGTACTTCCCCTTCCGGTCCGCATACGCGATCTCCGGCTCCTCGGTGCCACGGAAGAACAGCAGCTGACTGATGCCTTCGTTCGCGTAGATCTTGGCGGGCAGCGGCGTGGTGTTGGAGATCTCCAACGTCAGGTAGCCCTCCCAGGTGGGCTCCAGCGGCGTCACGTTCACGATGATGCCGCAGCGCGCGTAGGTGGACTTGCCCAGGCAGATCACCAGCACGTCGCGGGGGATGCGGAAGTACTCCACCGTGCGCGCCAGCGCGAACGAGTTCGGTGGGATGATGCATTCGTCCGCCATCACGTCCACGAAGGAGCGGTCGTCGAACTGCTTGGGGTCCACCACCACGTTGTGCACGTTGGTGAAGACCTTGAACTCGGGGGCGACCCGGATGTCGTAGCCGTAGGACGACAGCCCGTAGGAGATCACGCCGGAGCGCACCTGGCCGGCTTCGAAGGGCTCGATCATGCCGTGCTCCTCGGCCATACGGCGGATCCAGCGGTCGCTCTGGATGGACATCTCGTCTCCTGGTGGGTCGCGGGTCTCCGGCGCCGGGCCGGGAGGGCTCCCGGGGGCACGGATCGGTGGGTCCGGGTTCCGAACCGGGGTCTCCCGGCGGGGTACGCACAGGAGGAAGGGGCGGGCGGCAAGATAGATGGGGCCTCGGATGCCGGCAAACCCAAGATATGGGGGGTCGGACGCCCGTTCACGGGGGGTGGATCGGCTTGCCGGCACCCCCTGTCGCCGGTAGATTCTCGCCGCTCCGACTCGTGAACGATTTCACATAAAAGCGCGGGGGCATGTCGGGAACGTACGTCCCGGTACTCATCCTTCTGGGCCTCTCGGTCGCACAGGCCGTGGGCATGGTCGTCGTCTCGCACATCCTGTCGGACCGCAGACCGACCCCAGAGAAGGAGATGCCATACGAATCGGGGATGGTCCCGCTGGGATCGACCCGACACCGCTTCTCGGTGAAGTTCTACCTGGTCGCCATCAGCTTCATCGTCTTCGATCTCGAGGCCGTGTTCCTCATCCCGTGGGCCGTGCGCATGCGCGAGCTGGGGTGGGGCCCCTTCCTGGCCGTCAGCCTCTTCGTGGTCGTTCTGACCCTGGGGCTGGTCTACGAATGGAAGAAGGGAGGCCTGGAATGGGACTGAATCCCACGGACGTGAAAGGGCAGGGCATCGTCGGGGAAGGAAGCCCGACGTTCCTGACCACCAAGCTGGACTTCGTCATCAACTGGGCGCGGCGCAACTCGCTGTGGCCCATGCCGTTCGGAACCGCCTGCTGCGCCATCGAGATGATGGCCTCGGCGGCCAGCAACTTCGACCTGGCGCGCTTCGGGATGGAGCGTATGTCGTTCAGCCCGCGCCAGGCGGACGTGCTCATCTGCGCGGGGCGGGTGCCCTACAAGCTCGCGCCCGTGCTGCGGCGCATCTGGGACCAGATGCCGCAGCCCAAGTGGTGCGTGTCGATGGGCGCCTGCGCCAGCTCGGGCGGGGTGTTCGACGTCTATTCGATGGTGCAGGGGATCGACACCATCATCCCCGTGGATGTCTACGTCCCTGGCTGCCCGCCGCGGCCCGAGGGCCTCATCTACGGCCTCATGATGATCCAGGAGAAGATCCGCGAGGAGAGCCTGACCCATCGCGACGTCCTGCGGGCCGAGGAGGCCATGGCGGCCGGCCGGCCGCGTGCGTCCGAGCAGCAGGTCGTGGAGCTGACCGGTCCCTTCGGCAACTCCACCCGTCAGAACCGGGTCAGCGGCCTCGTGGAGACGGACGCGCAGAGCCGACCCAAGGACCGCATTCCGTGACCCACGGAGGGTGGACATGAGCGCCGAAGCACGTCGTCCCGACTTCAGCCACGTCTCGGCCGGTCCGACGCGCCCGGGGATTCCCCAGGCCGCCGTGCCCCCGGCCGGAGCCGCGCCCTCGGGCCACCCGTCGGTCGAGGCGCTGCTGGCGCACTTCGCCGACGCGGTCGTGCGTCATGAGGTCTGCTCGGGCGACCAGGACGTCGTCTACGTGGCTCCCGACCGGAACGTGGAGATCCTCACGTTCCTGAAGACGGATCCGGATCAGCACTACGACTTCCTCGCGGACGTCACCGCCGTGGACTACGGCGGCGGCGCGCCCCTGCAGGTCGTGTATCAACTCTGGTCGATCCCGCATCGGCGCGGGCTGCGGGTCAAGTGCGAGCTGGCGCTCGAGGCGCTGCACATCCGCTCGGTCGTGCCGCTGTGGAGATCCGCCGACTGGCTGGAGCGCGAGGTGTACGACCTGTTCGGGATCACCTTCGAGGGACACCCGGACCTGCGGCGCATCCTGATGCCGGAGACCTACGCGGAGGGGCATCCCCTGCGGAAGGACTTCCCGCTGCGCGGCCGCTTCTCGCGGGCCGAGCAGACCCGCCGTGCGCTGCAGCAGGACGATCCCTACGCCGACTACACGTCGTTCGAAGCGGGTGCGGGCGGTGCACCTCAGCTCGTGGGCCCGCAGCCGGACGACGGAGATTCGAGATGAGCAACCGTACCGTCGAATACGCGGTGACCCGCGGTCCCGAGCTGGGCGTGGACGGACGTCCCGCCTGGGGGCCGCTGGCACCGGTGGACGCACCCGAGCCCGAACTGGGCTCGGAGCACATGCTGATCAACATCGGTCCGCAGCACCCCGCCACCCACGGCGTGCTACGCCTCGTGTGTGAGCTGGACGGGGAGACCGTGGTCAAGGTCATTCCCCACATCGGGTACCTGCATTCGTCCTTCGAGAAGCTGGGCGAGTACCGCACCTGGAATCAGATCGTCCCGCTGACCGACCGCATGGACTATCTGGCGCCGTTGATCTACAACTGCGCCTACGCCATGGCCGTCGAGAAGCTCATGGGCATCGAGGTCACCGAACGCTGCAAGGTCGTACGGGTGATCTGCATGGAGATGGATCGCATCTTCAGCCACCTGCTGTGGCTGGGGACCACCGCCATCGACGTGGGGGCCTTCACACCGTTCCTGTACTGCTTCCAGCAGCGTGAGAAGATCTACAAGCTGCACGAGGCCCTGACCGGCGCCCGCATCACCACGTCCGCCACCCGCATCGGCGGCATGATGGCGGATCTACCGGAAGGCTGGACCGACGGGCTGCGCGACTTCCTGCAACACTTCCCGACCACGCTGGACGAGGTCGATCGGCTCCTTACGAACAACGCCATCCACCTGGGGCGGACCCAGGACGTCGGCGTGATCTCGGCCGACGACGCCGTGAACTACGGCTTCAGCGGCCCCAACCTGCGGGCGTCGGGCGTCACGTACGACATCCGCAAGGACAAGCCGTACTACGACTACGAGACGTACGACTTCGAGGTCCCGGTCGGCACGCACGGCGACTGCTACGACCGATACCTCGTGCGCTTCGAGGAGATGCGGCAGAGCGTGCGTATCCTGCACCAGGCGCTCGAGCGACTGCCCGGTGGCCCGATCAACGTGGAGGACCCTCGGATCTCGCTGCCATCCAAGACGGACTGCATGAACGACATGGAGTCCATGATCCATCACTTCAAGTTGATCATGGAAGGCATCAAGGCGCCGCCCGGCGACTGCTACTTCGCCGTCGAAGGGTCCAAGGGTGAGCTGGGCATGTACCTGGCGTCGGACGGGGGGAGCAAGCCGGTGCGCTGGCGGATCCGCCCGCCGTCCTTCGTGAACCTGTCCGTCATCCCCAAGCTGGCCGAAGGCCACCTGGTGTCCGACCTGATCATGATCAATGCGAGCCTGGACATCGTGCTGGGGGAGATCGACCGGTGAGCGCGGGTAGCGACGTCCCCTTCCGGAACCCGGGGTGGGCCGGGAACACCGGCGAGTTCGATCTGGCCGAGGAGCAGGTGCGTGGCGACAGCTACGTCGGCCTGCGCCCGCTGGACGGAGGCCATCCCTCCGTCTCCGCCAGCTACCCCTACATGAAGGTGGAGAAGCACCCGGAGGCGCCGCTGTTCGAGGGCCCGTTCCAGGCGCGCTTCGAGAAGATCCGCACGCGCTATCCCAACGCCCGCGCGGCACTCCTGCCGTCGCTGAATCTCGCGCAGGAGGTGCGGGGGCACGTGTCGCCCGAAACCATGGACGAAGTCGCGCGGCTGCTCGGCCTTCCCGAGGCATACGTGCGAGGTGTCGCCACCTTCTACACCATGTACAACAAGCGGCCCGTCGGCCGCTTCCTGGTGCAGGTGTGCACCAACATCTCCTGCAACCTCTGTGGCGCGGAGGACGTGCTGGCCGCGTTCCTCGAGCACGCCGACACCGAGCTCGGTCTGACCAGCGCAGACGGGGACTTCACGGTCGTGGAGGCCGAGTGCCTGGCGGCTTGCGGATTCCCGACCTGCGTGCAGGTCAACTCGCGCTACTACGAGAACGTCACCGCCGAGCAGGTGCCGGAGTTGATGGCACGCCTGCGCGAGCGGGGGGAATGAGCGATGGCCTACCCGTACCGACATCCGAGTGAGGTCCGGCTGCTCAGCGAGCACTTCGGTGATCCCGAGGCGCGCTCGCTGGCGTCCTGGCAGGCGCGCGGGGGCTACAAGGGGCTGAAGCGGGCGCTGGAGCTGGGCCGCGAGAAGGTGATCGACGAGGTGAAGGCCTCCGGTCTGCGCGGTCGCGGCGGTGCCGGCTTCCCGACCGGCGTGAAGTGGGGCTTCATGCCCAAGAACAGCGGCAAGCCCCACTACCTCTGCTGCAACGCGGACGAATCCGAGCCGGGGACCTTCAAGGATCGCGAGCTGATCCGGTGGACCCCGCACCAGCTCATCGAGGGGTGCCTGATCGGTGCCTACGCCATCGGGGCGCAGCATGCCTACATCTACCTGCGAGGGGAGTTCTTCGAGGCCACGCAGGTGTTGGCCAAGGCCGTGGAGGAAGCCTACGCAGCCGGGCTGGCGGGTGAGGACGTTCTGGGCTCCGGCGAGCGGCTCGACGTCACCCTGCACGTGGGCGCGGGCGCCTACATCTGCGGTGAAGAGACCGGTCTGATGAACTCGTTGGAGGGCCGCCGCGGCCAGCCGCGCGTGAAGCCTCCGTTCCCGGCGGCCGTGGGCGCCTTCGGGATGCCCACGACGATCAACAACGTGGAGACGCTGTGCGCGGTGCCCCACATCGTCCTGAACGGCGGTGCGTGGTACCGGCAGTGGGGCACGGAGAAGAGCCCCGGCACCAAGCTCTTCTGCGTGAGCGGGCACGTGAAGCGCCCCGGCAACTACGAGCTTCCCCTGGGCTTCCCGTTGATGGACCTCATCAACGACGTCTGCGGAGGCATGCGGGAGGGCCGGACCCTCAAGGCGGTCATCCCGGGTGGCTCCTCGGTTCCGCTGATGAACGTGGACGACTGTCAGACCTGCGCGCTCGACTACGAAGGCGTGGCGGCCTGCGGGTCCATGCTGGGCTGCGCGTCCGTGATCATCATGGACGACTCGACCGACATCGTTCGACAAGTCCGTCGCATGGTGCAGTTCTACGCCCACGAGTCCTGCGGGCAGTGCACGCCGTGCCGGGAAGGGACCGCGTGGATGACCAGGGTCCTCCAGCGCATCGAGGACGGCCGCGGCACCGAGGAAGACCTCGACACGCTGCTGGAGATGAGCGAGCAGATGACCGGGACCACCATCTGCGTGCTGTCGGATTCGGCCGCCGCACCTGTCGTCTCCTCCATCGCCAAGTTCAAGGACGAGTACCTCGCGCTCATCCGCAGGGGTGAGCGGGTGGGTGCGGCGTGATCACCGCATACGGGATCTCATGAGCGACAACGGCACGACGGAGACGGTCACGCTCACCATCGACGGCCGCGAGGTGTCGGTGCCCAAGGGCACCACCCTGCTCGAGGCTGCCCAGTCGATGGGGACGACCGTCCCCCATTACTGCTACCATCCCGGGCTCTCGTCCCCGGCCATGTGCCGGCTCTGCCTCGTCGAGGTGGAAGGCGCGCCCAAGCTGCAGCCCTCCTGCGTCACCCAGGCCATGCCGGGGCAGGTCGTGCACACGCACAGCGACAAGTCGCTGGACATGCGGCGTGGCGTCCTCGAGTTCTATCTGGTCAATCACCCACTCGACTGCCCCATCTGCGATCAGTCGGGTGAGTGCAAGCTCCAGGACTACGTCAACAAGGAAGGGCGGGGCCACGGACGCAGCCGCGAGCCCAAGCGCATCTTCGGTCGTGACGATTTCGGCGGAGATGTGCTCTTCTACGGGGATCGCTGCGTGATGTGCACGCGTTGCGTGCGCTTCATGGACGAGGTCCACCGCGATACACGCCTGACGGTCGTGGAGCGGGGCGGCCGCTCGGTGATCGACACGTTCTTCGAGCGGGGGCTGGAGGGGGCCGCGTTCGCGGGCAACATCGTCGACATCTGTCCGGTAGGCGCGCTGGTCTCCAAGGACTTCCTGCACAAGGCAAGGGCCTGGGACCTGGACCATACGCCGTCCGTGTGCCCCAACTGCAGCCAGGGCTGCAACATCGAGCTGCATACCCGCGACAATCTCGTGCAGCGCTTGAAGCCACGCGAGAATCCGCAGGTCAACAGCTTCTGGATGTGCGACTACGGTCGACTCCGCTACGAGTGGATCAACCATGCCGACCGCCTGGAGGTGCCGCGGGTGCGGCGCGGCACCGGCCTGGTGGCCACCGACTGGAGCGACGCCCTGGGCGCACTCTACGAGCGGGTCGCAGCCGGGAACGGCGGACCGGTCACGCTGATCGCGAGCCCGCTGGCCTCCAATGAAGATCTCGCCGCCCTCCGGCGCTTCGGCGAGACGCTGGGCGGCGCGTCCACCCGTGTCTACCGCTCGCGTCGAACCGCCGAGGAGATCCCCCTGCCGGGGTTCCCCGCGCTGGTGCGGCGGGGACAGCTCACGCCCAACGAACGCGGCGCCGACGTGCTGGGCTTCACCCGCACCGGGGACGACGACGGCAAGGGCGGCCTGGAGGCGATACGTGGGGGCACGGTGGTGATCCTCGGAGATCCCCTCGTGGATCTGCCCCCCGGTCAGCTGGAGGGTGCGGACCTGGTCCTCTACCTCGGCTGGTACCCCTCCGGTGTGGAAGCCGCCGCGGACTTCGTGCTGCCCATCTGCACGTTCGCGGAGATGGACGGGACCTTCACCAACCACGAAGGGCGCGTGCAGCGCTTCCACAAGGGCCTGGACGAGCCGGGCGCGGCGCGGCCCGCCTGGTTCGTGCTCGGGGCCGTCGAGGCTGCGCTGGGAGACACGGAGTCGCCCGCGCGGGTGGATCTGGCGTTCGAGCGAGCCGGTCAGGTGGCCCCCGAGTTCCGTGGCCTCACGTACCTCGAGATCGGCGACCGCGGCGCGCTGCTGAACGAACCCATCGAGCTGGCGAGAGGATAGATGGAGCCGATCACACTCGCGGACGGCCTGTGGTACTGGGTCGCGATGCTCATCAAGGTGATCGCGGGCTTCACAGCCGTGATGGTGGGCGTGGCCTACACCACACTGGCGGAGCGCCGCATCTCCGCCTTCATCCAGGACCGCCTCGGGCCCAACCGTGTGGGCCCCTTCGGGCTTCTGCAGCCTATCGCAGACGGGATCAAGAACATTCTCAAGGAGGAGACGCTCCCGGCCACGTCGGCCAAGTTCTACTTCATCCTGGGCCCGATGCTCTCGGTGATCCCGGCGGTGGTGACCTGGGCGGTCATCCCGTTCGCGGCGCCGCTTCCCACGCCGGTCGGCGTCATCGACATGGTGGTCGCCGATCTGCCCATCGGGATCCTCTTCGTCCTGGCCTTCGCCTCCCTGGGTGTGTACGGCCTGTTCCTGGGTGGGTGGGCCTCCAACAACAAGTACGCCTTCCTGGGTGCGCTGCGCTCCTCTGCCCAGATGGTCAGCTACGAGGTCGCGCTCGGGTTGAGTCTGATCACGGTCCTGATGCTCGCCGGCAACGTGACCATGTCCCAGATCATCTGGCAGCAGCAGCAGCTGGACCTCTGGTTCGCACTGCCGCTGTCGCTCGGCTTCCTCTTCTTCATGATCTCGGCCTTTGCGGAGACCAACCGTCTCCCGTTCGACATGCCGGAGGCCGAGTCCGAGCTGGTGACCGGATACCACACCGAGTACTCGGCCATGAAGTTCTCGATGTTCTTCATCGCCGAGTACGCGCACGTGCTGACGTCCTCGGCCTTGATGGCCACCTTGTTCTTCGGCGGTTGGGATCTGCCCGGGCAGTGGGACGACGCGTTCTGGTACCAGGGCATGCTCATCTCGGGATTCGACGCCAGCGGCGCGCCCATCGCGGCAAATCCGGCCTGGTGGAAGACGCTCCTCACGCTGGGTGCGTTCACCGCCAAGACGCTGTTCTTCGTGGTGGTCTACATCTGGGTGCGCTGGACGCTGCCCCGGTTCCGCTACGACCAGGTGATGAGCCTGGGCTGGAAGGTCATGCTCCCCGTCTCGCTCGCCTACACCATGCTCGTCGCCGGCACCATCCTGGTCCTGGACCAGCTGGGCGTGCAGTACGGGCTCGTGTTCGGGCTCGTGCTGTCCGGAGTGAGCCTCGCGGCGCTGCTGGCGTTCATGTTCTTCCTCGATCGGGGACGCATCATCAAGGGCGCGGCGGCCAAGCCGGTCGTGCCTGAGCGAGACGTTCAACTGCTACCGCAGGCAGGGGGTGACGCATGGCGGTAACGGTCAAGGTTCTCCGCCGGCCGGAGCCGGAGAAGAACTCGTACCTCAGGGCCACCCTGAAGGGGATGGCGCTGACGTTCAAGCACATGATCCGGCCGGACAAGATCACGCAGCAGTATCCGGAGGAGCCGACGCAACTGTCGCCGCGTTGGCGAGGCACGCACCGGATGGAGGTCCACGCGGACGGGCGGCCCAAGTGCGTCGCGTGTGGCCTGTGCCCGACGGTCTGTCCGGCCAACTGCATCCGGCTCGTGGGCGGGGAGGACGACCAGGGCGTCCGGTATCCCATCGTCTACGAGATCGACGAGTTCCGCTGCATCTTCTGCGGGATGTGTCAGGAGGTGTGCCCCGTGGAGGCCATCCACGTCGGTCGCCACTTCGAGAACGCCGAGTACACGCGCGAGCGGTTCGTCTACGACCTGGACCGGCTGATGGATCAGGATCATCCGACGACGCTGCTCTGGGATCCTTCCGATCCCCGGTCCGAGTAAGGAGCCCGTCCTTGGTCCAGATCCTCTTCTACGTGTTCGGCGCCATCGCCATCGGATGCGGCGTCGGGGTCGTGGTGGCGCGCAATCCGGTGGCCAGCCTGCTGGCAATGGTGGCGTCGCTGGCGAGCGTGGCCGGCATCTTCGTGCTGCTGGAGGCGCACTTCCTGGCGGCCATCCAGGTCCTGGTCTACGCCGGCGCCATCATGGTGCTGTTCCTTTTCGTGATCATGTTGCTGAACCTCGGGCACGAGGCCCGCTCCGACCTGCGCACCGGCGCGTGGATGATCGCGGGCTTCGCGCTCTGCGGTGGCGTGGTGGGCGCCGTGCTCACGGCGCTCGGACGATCGGACATGGATGGCACGACGGGCCCGGCCGCCCAGATGCTCGACGCCATGGTCCTGGAGAAGGGAGCCGTGGGCGTGATCGCCGATCCGTTGTTCACCACCTACGTGGTGCCGTTCGAGTTGACCGGCATCCTGCTCCTCATCGCGGTGGTCGGTGCCATCGCCCTGGCCAAGCGGAGGGTCTGACGTGGTCGTCCCGTCGCTCTGGGTGAGCGCCATCCTGTTCGCGATCGGCACGTTGGGCGTGATCGTCCGCCGCAACGCCATCATCATGTTCCTCAGCGTCGAGCTCCAGCTCAACGCCGTGAACCTCGCCTTCGTGGCCCTGTCCCGGCTGTGGGGCATCGACGGCCAGGTCTTCGTGTTCTTCGTGATGACGGTCGCCGCCGCCGAAGCGGCGGTCGGGCTCGCCATCATCATCTCCATCTTCCGCCACTACGAGACCGTCGACGTGGACTCGTTCAATCAGCTGAAGTGGTAGGGCGATGATCCTCTCCGCCCTGGCCTTCCCGCAGGAGCACGCTGCCACCGGATCCTTCGAGCCGTTTCTCGTGGGCTGGGTGGTCCTGTTGCCGCTCCTCGGCTTCCTGCTCAATGGCGCGCTCGCGCTCCAGCACGCACGGCGTTCGGCGGCGGCGGTGCGGGGCGGCGGCGAGCTCTCGCTGGATCCGAAGCCGTCCACGCACACGCTTCCGACCTGGATCGGGCCGGGCGTCATGCTGGGTGCCTTCCTGATCACGGCGGTCAACTTCGCCCGCATGCTCGGGGTGGAGCTCCACGATCCGGCCGTCCTGCACTACGGCACCTGGATGGCCACGGGCACCTTCACCGTGGACTGGGCGCTCCAGCTGGATCAGCTGTCCATGGTCA from Gemmatimonadota bacterium includes the following:
- a CDS encoding succinate dehydrogenase/fumarate reductase iron-sulfur subunit; its protein translation is MNLTLRVWRQDSPTTRGRFERYSAQDISPDMSFLDMLDLVNEQIMAGGGEPIQFEHDCREGICGSCGMMINGRAHGPNARTTACQLHMRSFKDGDEIWIEPFRADAFPVIRDLVVDRTAFDRIIEAGGYISVRTGSAPDANALPVGKENAEAAFDAAACISCGACVAACPNASAMLFTSAKVSHLGLLPQGQPERYTRVVAMVAQHDDEGFGNCTNHGACENACPKGITLANIARLNRDVLRAGLVGPRT
- a CDS encoding amidohydrolase, with the translated sequence MTLPILFLAPSCVQAPAGEGVDLLLVDGTVWTGVQGAPYAEAVAARGGRIVYVGSSAGARRLVGPSTRVLELDGRFVAPGFIDNHTHFNRAGELLLGVNLLDVADEEGLVRRVGEAAERLPDGAWMVGGMWGAYEQWGQSSTGRGGDGPTGPPFRPERSGIDAVSDANPALLWNWDRSQHLANGAALAAAGATCAWAGVECGDGVPTGRVSADAAARIQAAMPPKTLEQRLAEARVALQQLRELGVTTFFDITPPEQLPVYEALREGGELTARVNVRPVLDSWDELAAVGIGHGFGDDWIRFGGLKGFVDGIMGNSSAHFYEPYLTTGVRGSWRDAGNTGHVTGQGSGLEPAGNMERLLFGADSIGLSPRVHAIGDQAVDTLIDLMEKVIREHGPRPDRRFAIIHTQVLSGAEAAERMARLGIIAEVQPYHTIDDMRWMEERIGARSRWAYAFRTLHDAGVVLSFGSDWPGTNAAWYTADPLQGMYAAVTRQTLDGQPAEGWFPEERIDVETALRAYTVNNAFAAGEEDRKGTLEVGKLADLVVLEADPLTAEPATLKDIRVDYTIVDGRVVHQR
- a CDS encoding FKBP-type peptidyl-prolyl cis-trans isomerase — its product is MVGRTSVKYGLLVLCALAVGACGDDSDPVGTETPEQTTFSPILGVDLSQMTRLPSGLYYRDLTVGTGAEAQVGDRVRMGYSGWLPDGTLFDGGTLTPFVLGEGRVIEGWEIGIPGMRVGGTRKLVIPSALGYGNQPNGPIPAKSVLVFDVELLEIVP
- the dcd gene encoding dCTP deaminase; this encodes MSIQSDRWIRRMAEEHGMIEPFEAGQVRSGVISYGLSSYGYDIRVAPEFKVFTNVHNVVVDPKQFDDRSFVDVMADECIIPPNSFALARTVEYFRIPRDVLVICLGKSTYARCGIIVNVTPLEPTWEGYLTLEISNTTPLPAKIYANEGISQLLFFRGTEEPEIAYADRKGKYQKQVGVTLPRM
- a CDS encoding NADH-quinone oxidoreductase subunit A, producing MPYESGMVPLGSTRHRFSVKFYLVAISFIVFDLEAVFLIPWAVRMRELGWGPFLAVSLFVVVLTLGLVYEWKKGGLEWD
- a CDS encoding NADH-quinone oxidoreductase subunit B gives rise to the protein MGLNPTDVKGQGIVGEGSPTFLTTKLDFVINWARRNSLWPMPFGTACCAIEMMASAASNFDLARFGMERMSFSPRQADVLICAGRVPYKLAPVLRRIWDQMPQPKWCVSMGACASSGGVFDVYSMVQGIDTIIPVDVYVPGCPPRPEGLIYGLMMIQEKIREESLTHRDVLRAEEAMAAGRPRASEQQVVELTGPFGNSTRQNRVSGLVETDAQSRPKDRIP
- a CDS encoding NADH-quinone oxidoreductase subunit C, with translation MSAEARRPDFSHVSAGPTRPGIPQAAVPPAGAAPSGHPSVEALLAHFADAVVRHEVCSGDQDVVYVAPDRNVEILTFLKTDPDQHYDFLADVTAVDYGGGAPLQVVYQLWSIPHRRGLRVKCELALEALHIRSVVPLWRSADWLEREVYDLFGITFEGHPDLRRILMPETYAEGHPLRKDFPLRGRFSRAEQTRRALQQDDPYADYTSFEAGAGGAPQLVGPQPDDGDSR
- the nuoD gene encoding NADH dehydrogenase (quinone) subunit D: MSNRTVEYAVTRGPELGVDGRPAWGPLAPVDAPEPELGSEHMLINIGPQHPATHGVLRLVCELDGETVVKVIPHIGYLHSSFEKLGEYRTWNQIVPLTDRMDYLAPLIYNCAYAMAVEKLMGIEVTERCKVVRVICMEMDRIFSHLLWLGTTAIDVGAFTPFLYCFQQREKIYKLHEALTGARITTSATRIGGMMADLPEGWTDGLRDFLQHFPTTLDEVDRLLTNNAIHLGRTQDVGVISADDAVNYGFSGPNLRASGVTYDIRKDKPYYDYETYDFEVPVGTHGDCYDRYLVRFEEMRQSVRILHQALERLPGGPINVEDPRISLPSKTDCMNDMESMIHHFKLIMEGIKAPPGDCYFAVEGSKGELGMYLASDGGSKPVRWRIRPPSFVNLSVIPKLAEGHLVSDLIMINASLDIVLGEIDR